From the Paenibacillus sp. R14(2021) genome, the window CTCGCACGGGAGGCCAAATGGTGATCCTTAGGTACGGTTAAGCACAGCTCTTCTTCCGCGAGGGTCTGCCATTCCAGGTTCGGGCCTGAAATCGGATTGCCGGAGATGCAGAAATCGATCGCGGCGTTCTCGAGATCGTTCTTAATCTCCTGAAAGGAGCCGAGCTGCCGCTGAACAATCTGAACATGCGGATGCAGGGTGAGAAATTCCTGGAGCAGCGTCGGCAGCACATACGGCAAGGTTACGGATATGGAGACGATGCCCCGTTCGAGACCGGCCATATCCATAAGCTCGCGTTCCCCGGACTCCAGCTCCCGGAAAGCCCGTTCGACCCGGTTCAGATAGGCGCGGCCGAAGGCGTTCAATCGGATTTGCCTGCCTTGACGTTCGAAGAGGGGGACGCCGAGCTTCTGCTCCAGACGGTGGATGGAGTTGCTGAGCGACGGCTGGGAGACGTTCAGCTCCTTGGCTGCCTTCGTCATATGCTCCAGCCTCGCGACGGCTTGAAAGTATTTTAGCTGCAGAAATTCCATGTAAGCCCTCTCATTCCTCATCATATTCATATGATCATTTCATTATAAAATAAGTATTATTTTATATAAAGCGATCCTCTTATAATCTCCAGTAGATAGAGAAAAAGGACCTATGGAGATTGGAGAGAGGCTGTTGATTAGAGATCGCATATGGACGAGGCATTTCGTCGCCCTGTCGCTTGGCAGTTTTTTTATGTTTCTTACGTTCTATATGCTCGCGACCGCTTTTCCCCTCTATGTCAAAGAAGGACTGCACGGCAATCAACAGCAGATGGGGCTGGCCATGACGGTCTTCGTGATCGGCAGCGTGCTGATACGGCTCTTCTCCGGTCAGTGGGTCGATCGCTTCGGCAAGCAGCGAATGGCCGTCATCGGCATGATCGTCTTCCTGCTGGCTTGCATCGGATATTTCGGCACGCCCGGCATTATGCTGTTCCTGGTTGTTCGCTTCGTTCACGGCATGGGCTATGCACTAGCCTCGACTGCAACAAGCACCATTGCCGCGGCGCTCGTACCTGAATCGCGCCAAGGCGAAGGCATCGGCTATTTTAGCATGTTCATGAGCATTGCGATGGTCGCGGGACCTGCGCTCGGGCTGCTCCTGTGGGGTGATCGGCACATTCATCATCTGCTGCTGGCGATCTGCGCTTTCGCCGTGCTGTCGCTGCTCCTTACCGCCGTTGTGCGGATGCCGGAGAGGTCAGGCCCGCAGGCGGCGAACATGGCTGCGCCAGTCCAATTTCGCGAAGAGAAGGGCTGGTGCCGGCTGATTGAGCCCAAGGCGCTCCCAATCTCGCTTGTCGGTATGTTTCTTGGCATCTCCTACAGCTCGCTGCCCGCGTTTATGTCGGTATATGCGTCCGAAATCCATCAATCGCAGACAACAGGTGCTTTTTTCGTCGCATTCGCGGCCATGATTATTCTCTGCCGTCCGCTCATCGGCCGTATCTTCGACCGCTATCCGGCGCATTATCTGTTTTATCCCGGAGCGGGGCTGTTTGCAGCAGGCCTGTTCATGCTCAGCCAAGCGCATGCGCCGGTCACGATTCTAGGGGCTGGCGTCGTCATGGGCGCAGGGTACGGAGCGCTGCTGCCATGCTGCCAGACACTGGCCTTAAAGCTGTCGCCCCCGCATCGCAAAGGCAAAGCAACGGGCACGTTCTTCTTGTTATTCGAGACCGGCTACGGCATCGGCTCCTATATGATGGGAGTGATCGCATCGTATACGGATTACCGCATGATGTACGCTAGTGCCGCGGTGATCGCCGTGCTGTGCGCCGCCGTTTATTACCAGCTGTATCACCGTCCAGGGGAGAAGCCGGCGCTGCCGAAAGTCAACATGCCCGTTTAATAAGAAAAACAGCCCCAAGCCAACGAATGGCTTGGGGCTGTTCATGCATGAGAGGAAGGGGGGGCAAGCCCCCTCGCCTTCGCGAGGTTAAGGCAGAATGTTACCCGCTGCACGGAAGATGCTGTACCATTCTTCGCGCGTCAATTCCACGTGGCTTGCTTTGATGCAGTCCTTCAGACGGTCGATATTCATCGTGCCTGTTACCGGCTGCATGTGCGCAGGGTGGCGGAGAATCCAAGCGATTGCGATGGTCGTGTTGCTGACGCCGTGTTTGGCTGCAACCTCGTTAATTTGCTGGTTCAGCTCCGG encodes:
- a CDS encoding LysR family transcriptional regulator, with the translated sequence MEFLQLKYFQAVARLEHMTKAAKELNVSQPSLSNSIHRLEQKLGVPLFERQGRQIRLNAFGRAYLNRVERAFRELESGERELMDMAGLERGIVSISVTLPYVLPTLLQEFLTLHPHVQIVQRQLGSFQEIKNDLENAAIDFCISGNPISGPNLEWQTLAEEELCLTVPKDHHLASRASIDLAEAANEPFISLSSRSNFRQITDGFCRQAGFEPHVAFELEEVSAIQTLVEMGLGITFTLPLSLGMKASSPKTTQLRINNPICQRRFGISWNREHYLSQAAIEFRSFAIAFFGRR
- a CDS encoding MFS transporter is translated as MIRDRIWTRHFVALSLGSFFMFLTFYMLATAFPLYVKEGLHGNQQQMGLAMTVFVIGSVLIRLFSGQWVDRFGKQRMAVIGMIVFLLACIGYFGTPGIMLFLVVRFVHGMGYALASTATSTIAAALVPESRQGEGIGYFSMFMSIAMVAGPALGLLLWGDRHIHHLLLAICAFAVLSLLLTAVVRMPERSGPQAANMAAPVQFREEKGWCRLIEPKALPISLVGMFLGISYSSLPAFMSVYASEIHQSQTTGAFFVAFAAMIILCRPLIGRIFDRYPAHYLFYPGAGLFAAGLFMLSQAHAPVTILGAGVVMGAGYGALLPCCQTLALKLSPPHRKGKATGTFFLLFETGYGIGSYMMGVIASYTDYRMMYASAAVIAVLCAAVYYQLYHRPGEKPALPKVNMPV